The proteins below are encoded in one region of Equus przewalskii isolate Varuska chromosome 1, EquPr2, whole genome shotgun sequence:
- the OIT3 gene encoding oncoprotein-induced transcript 3 protein isoform X2 — MRIFQSVSGGWSRRMPQFLLLTCLFITITPVSPRALDPCSAYISLNEPWRNTDHQFDESQGPPLCDNHVDGEWYRFTGMAGDAMPTFCIPENHCGTHAPVWLNGSHPLEGDGIVQRQACASFNGNCCLWNTTVEVKACPGGYYVYRLTRPSVCFHVYCGHFYDICDEDCHGSCLDPSDCTCSPGTVLGPDRQTCFDENECEQNNGGCSEICVNLKNSYRCECGAGRVLKSDGKTCEDIEGCHNNNGGCSHSCLMSEKAYQCECPRGLVLSEDNHTCQVPVLCKSNTIEVSIPRDLVGGLELFLTNTSCRGVSNGTHVNILFSLKTCGTVVDVVNDKIVASNLVTGLPKQTPGSSGDIIIRTSKLLIPVTCEFPRLYTISEGYVPNLRNTPLEIMSRSHGIFPFTLEIFKDNEFEEPYREALPTLKLRDSLYFGIEPLVHVNGLESLVESCFATPTSKIDEILKYYLIRDGKCFCTAGSLSVECWMSVPAVPRAATGECAVRQWKERTQLVHRARC, encoded by the exons aTGAGGATTTTCCAGTCTGTTTCTGGTGGCTGGTCCAGAAGGATGCCTCAGTTCCTGCTTCTCACCTGCCTCTTCATCACAATCACACCTGTGTCACCAAGGG CCCTAGATCCTTGTTCTGCTTACATCAGTCTGAATGAGCCCTGGAGGAATACTGACCACCAATTTGATGAGTCTCAAGGTCCACCTCTATGTGACAACCATGTGGATGGGGAGTGGTACCGCTTCACTGGCATGGCAGGGGATGCCATGCCCACCTTCTGCATACCAGAAAACCACTGTGGGACCCATGCACCTGTCTGGCTCAATGGCAGCCACCCTCTAGAAGGTGATGGCATTGTGCAACGCCAGGCCTGTGCGAGCTTCAATGGGAACTGCTGCCTCTGGAACACCACGGTGGAGGTGAAGGCTTGCCCTGGAGGCTACTATGTGTATCGTCTGACCAGGCCCAGTGTCTGCTTTCATGTCTACTGTGGTC ATTTTTATGACATCTGTGATGAGGACTGCCATGGCAGCTGCTTGGATCCCAGTGACTGCACGTGCTCTCCAGGAACCGTGCTGGGCCCCGACAGGCAGACATGCTTTG ATGAAAATGAATGTGAGCAAAACAATGGTGGCTGCAGTGAGATCTGTGTAAACCTCAAAAATTCCTATCGCTGTGAGTGTGGGGCTGGCCGTGTGCTAAAAAGTGATGGCAAGACTTGTGAAG ACATTGAAGGATGCCACAATAACAACGGTGGCTGCAGCCATTCTTGCCTTATGTCTGAGAAGGCCTATCAGTGTGAATGCCCCCGGGGCTTAGTGCTGTCTGAGGATAACCACACTTGCCAAG TCCCCGTGTTGTGCAAGTCGAACACCATTGAAGTGAGCATCCCCAGGGACCTGGTTGGCGGTCTGGAGCTCTTCCTGACCAACACCTCCTGCCGAGGAGTGTCCAATGGCACCCATGTCAACATCCTCTTCTCCCTCAAGACGTGTGGCACAGTGGTCGAT GTGGTGAATGACAAGATCGTGGCTAGCAACCTTGTGACAGGTCTACCCAAGCAGACCCCAGGAAGCAGCGGGGACATCAtcatccgaaccagcaaactgcTGATCCCGGTGACCTGCGAGTTTCCGCGCCTCTACACCATTTCTGAAGGATACGTTCCCAACCTTCGAAACACTCCATTGGAAATCATGAGCCGCAGTCATGGAATCTTCCCGTTCACTCTGGAGATCTTCAAGGACAATGAGTTTGAAGAGCCTTACCGGGAAGCTCTGCCCACCCTCAAGCTTCGCGACTCCCTCTACTTTGGCATTGAGCCCCTGGTGCACGTGAATGGCTTAGAAAGCCTGGTGGAGAGCTGCTTTGCTACTCCCACATCCAAGATCGATGAGATCCTGAAGTACTACCTTATCCGGGATGG